The following proteins come from a genomic window of Alnus glutinosa chromosome 10, dhAlnGlut1.1, whole genome shotgun sequence:
- the LOC133880167 gene encoding uncharacterized protein LOC133880167 — MKLLHVQSQELLNCMCKEVSSLNDGQMMKAQVRLAIFRSIEEGNFDFIFGMVKAKPILKWSRGVDETSIFSFAVLHRQPKIFSLIYGLPIKKSMTTWVDNKGNTMLHMAGMTGASIQINQIPGAALQMQRELQWFKEVESISVPRCKEYSNTDGLTPRELFTKNHIDLKKEGEKWMKGTASSCTVVGALIITIMFAAAFTVPGGNKQDTGFPIFLDERLFMLFIISDALSLFSSTTSVMMFLGILTSRYAEDDFLESLPRKMIIGLSTLFFSIAAMMIAFSTALFIMLQEQYSWIIIPVICLAIVPVTLFVLMQFPLLVDMFMSTYGPGIFDKKMKRWV, encoded by the exons ATGAAGTTACTCCACGTGCAATCCCAAGAACTTCTCAATTGCATGTGCAAAGAAGTATCAAGTTTGAATGATGGCCAAATGATGAAAGCTCAAGTTCGACTTGCCATCTTCCGTTCTATCGAGGaaggaaattttgattttatttttggtatggTCAAAGCAAAACCAATTCTTAAGTGGAGCCGTGGTGTAGACGAGACATCCATATTTTCATTTGCTGTCCTACATCGTCAACCAAAGATCTTTAGCCTTATATACGGGCTTCCTATCAAGAAAAGTATGACAACTTGGGTCGATAACAAAGGCAATACCATGTTACATATGGCAGGAATGACAGGAGCTTCAAttcaaattaatcaaatcccAGGGGCGGCTTTGCAGATGCAAAGAGAACTACAGTGGTTTAAG GAGGTGGAAAGTATTTCTGTTCCCAGGTGTAAGGAATATTCGAACACTGATGGTTTGACTCCTAGGGAATTGTTTACAAAGAACCACATAGACttgaagaaagaaggagaaaaatggATGAAGGGCACAGCAAGTTCTTGTACAGTAGTAGGGGCTCTCATTATTACTATTATGTTTGCTGCAGCCTTTACTGTTCCAGGTGGTAACAAACAAGATACTGGATTCCCTATATTCTTAGATGAAAGATTGTTCATGCTCTTTATAATATCCGATGCCTTGTCGCTCTTTTCCTCCACAACTTCTGTCATGATGTTTTTGGGAATCCTAACATCACGCTATGCAGAAGACGATTTCCTTGAATCCTTGccaagaaagatgatcataggACTTtccactcttttcttttccattgcaGCCATGATGATAGCCTTTTCTACTGCTCTTTTCATTATGCTACAGGAACAATATTCATGGATAATCATTCCTGTCATTTGTTTGGCTATTGTACCTGTCACCTTATTCGTATTGATGCAATTTCCCCTTCTTGTTGACATGTTCATGTCAACTTACGGCCCAGGCATCTTtgataagaaaatgaagagatgGGTATAA